The stretch of DNA GGCCGCTCCGACGTCGCGGACGAAGCCGCCCTCACCAGCGCCCTGGAGTCGCTCGGCGCCCCGGCGGGCAAGGTGCAGCGCGTGGAGCTCAAGCCCTCCTATGCCTACGTCTTCGTCGCCGACGAGGACGTGGCCGCCTTCGAGGCGCTCCAGGGCAAGCCGCACAACGACAAGCCGCTCAAGCTGGAGCGGGCCCGGCGCAAGTAGTCGCGCGCCTCAGGGCGAGGCCTTCGCCCGGGCCCGGCGCTCCCGGTGGTAGTGCGCACCGCACAGCTCCCGGGCCAGCACCGGCTTGCCGCAACCCGGCTCCCGGCACTCCGGGGGCGGCGCGGCGGGAGGTGGCGGCTCGCCGCGTCCGGTGAACATCACTTCCGCCACCGCCAGCAACCGGTCCACCTCCGGACGCGACAGCGAGTGCTTCCGGACGAAGTCCACCAACCGGTGTGCCCCCGCCTCCTCGTCTTCCTCGCGGAAGAGGTCGGCCAGGGGCACGCCCAGTGCCTCGGCTACCTGGACCAGGGTCTCATAGCTGGGGCTGCGCTCGCCGCGCTCCAGCAGGGACGCGAAGCTCACCGAG from Cystobacter ferrugineus encodes:
- a CDS encoding helix-turn-helix domain-containing protein, with the protein product MRSSSPLATDTSGALRSLARRIRALRERRGLKQEDFAARCGISVSFASLLERGERSPSYETLVQVAEALGVPLADLFREEDEEAGAHRLVDFVRKHSLSRPEVDRLLAVAEVMFTGRGEPPPPAAPPPECREPGCGKPVLARELCGAHYHRERRARAKASP